A window of the Polaribacter sp. HaHaR_3_91 genome harbors these coding sequences:
- a CDS encoding enoyl-ACP reductase yields the protein MYNLLKGKKGIIFGALNENSIAWKTAQRAHEEGAEFVLTNAPASIRMGELDVLAKNTNSQIIPADATSIEDLENLIEKSMEILGGKIDFVLHSIGMSVNVRKKKAYTDPNYDFTQKGWDVSAVSFHKVLNVLYHKKAMKEWGSIVALTYMAAQRVFPDYNDMADNKAYLESIARSFGYYFGRDFKVRVNTISQSPTPTTAGNGVKGFDGFINFSEKMSPLGNASAADCADYTISLFSDLTKKVTLQNLFHDGGFSNMGVSDAVMDKFE from the coding sequence ATGTACAATTTACTAAAAGGAAAAAAAGGAATCATTTTTGGTGCTTTAAACGAAAATTCTATCGCTTGGAAAACAGCACAAAGAGCACATGAAGAAGGAGCAGAATTTGTGTTAACGAACGCACCTGCTTCTATTAGAATGGGTGAATTAGATGTTTTAGCAAAGAACACAAATTCTCAAATTATTCCTGCAGATGCAACTTCAATTGAAGATTTAGAAAACTTGATAGAAAAATCTATGGAGATTCTAGGCGGTAAAATAGACTTTGTTTTGCACTCTATTGGTATGTCTGTAAATGTTAGAAAAAAGAAAGCGTACACAGATCCAAATTACGATTTCACTCAAAAAGGGTGGGATGTTTCTGCGGTTTCGTTTCACAAAGTTTTAAATGTTTTGTATCATAAAAAAGCCATGAAAGAATGGGGTTCTATCGTTGCCTTAACCTATATGGCAGCGCAAAGAGTCTTTCCAGATTATAATGATATGGCAGATAATAAAGCTTATTTAGAGTCTATTGCACGTAGTTTTGGCTACTATTTCGGTCGTGATTTTAAAGTTCGAGTAAACACCATTTCTCAATCTCCAACACCAACAACTGCCGGAAATGGCGTAAAAGGTTTCGACGGATTTATCAATTTTTCAGAAAAAATGAGTCCGTTAGGAAATGCTTCTGCAGCCGATTGTGCAGATTATACCATTTCGCTATTTTCAGATTTAACAAAGAAAGTAACGTTGCAAAATTTATTTCACGATGGTGGATTTTCTAACATGGGGGTAAGTGATGCTGTTATGGACAAATTTGAGTAA
- the recN gene encoding DNA repair protein RecN gives MLTQLSINNYALINHLSIDFSSGLSIITGETGAGKSILLGALGLVLGNRADLSSLKDTSTKCVVEAKVAIANYNLEDFFNEVDLDYEAETIIRREILPSGKSRAFVNDTPVTLSVLNKLRTKLIDVHSQHQTIELSDNLFQFSILDALAQNTAKIASYKRGFSQLSKLKREFSKLKEEQKEANQQYEYNLHLFKELEEAKIKAEEQDDLEERLEKLNNIEDIKGNLSESLEITVNEEIGIQNLLNTLENRLSKIAIFSKEYQVLSERVTSVKIEIDDIVSELEDANENVDFNPNEAEEINDRLQLLYNLQKKHTVSNNVELLKVFEELSEKVAQVESADEVIIEKQKEIDEISIKLDKVADLISNARTKSIPKLNKELQALLTDLGMENARFSIKIKQTKNYFANGKDELEFLFSANKGGSFGELKKVASGGELSRIMLSVKTILSENTQLPTIIFDEIDTGVSGEVSNKIAAIMQKMSANMQVIAITHLPQIAAKGANHYKVYKQEVKGVTTTNLKLLSTDERVKEIAEMLSGKDISDSALTHAKELLN, from the coding sequence TTGTTAACACAACTTTCCATTAATAACTACGCATTAATCAATCACTTATCTATTGATTTTTCTTCAGGTTTATCTATTATTACAGGTGAAACAGGAGCCGGTAAATCCATACTTTTAGGTGCATTAGGTTTAGTTTTAGGTAACCGCGCAGATTTATCATCATTAAAAGATACAAGCACAAAATGTGTTGTAGAAGCTAAGGTTGCTATTGCGAATTACAATTTAGAAGATTTTTTTAACGAAGTAGACTTAGATTACGAAGCAGAAACTATTATTAGAAGAGAGATTTTACCATCTGGTAAGTCGAGAGCTTTTGTAAATGATACACCAGTGACGTTGTCTGTTTTGAATAAGTTAAGAACAAAATTGATCGATGTGCATTCTCAGCATCAAACTATAGAATTGTCTGATAACCTTTTTCAGTTTTCAATTTTAGATGCCTTAGCTCAGAATACAGCAAAAATAGCCTCTTACAAACGCGGTTTTTCTCAGTTAAGTAAATTAAAAAGAGAATTTTCTAAATTAAAAGAAGAACAGAAAGAAGCGAATCAGCAATACGAATATAACCTACATCTTTTTAAAGAATTAGAAGAAGCTAAAATTAAGGCAGAAGAACAAGATGATTTAGAGGAACGTTTAGAAAAGCTGAATAATATTGAAGATATTAAAGGTAATTTATCGGAATCGTTAGAAATTACGGTGAATGAAGAAATTGGAATTCAGAATTTGCTAAATACTTTAGAGAATCGGTTGTCTAAAATAGCAATATTCTCTAAAGAATATCAAGTATTATCAGAAAGAGTTACTTCTGTAAAGATTGAAATCGATGATATTGTTTCTGAGTTAGAAGATGCGAATGAAAATGTAGATTTTAATCCGAATGAAGCCGAAGAAATTAATGACAGATTACAATTACTATATAATTTACAGAAGAAACATACAGTAAGTAATAATGTGGAGTTACTTAAAGTTTTCGAAGAACTTTCAGAAAAAGTGGCGCAAGTAGAATCTGCAGACGAAGTAATTATTGAGAAGCAAAAGGAGATCGATGAAATTTCGATAAAACTAGATAAAGTAGCCGATTTAATTTCGAATGCAAGAACAAAGTCAATTCCTAAATTAAATAAAGAATTACAAGCTTTATTAACCGATTTAGGTATGGAAAACGCTCGTTTTTCAATTAAAATAAAGCAAACTAAAAATTATTTTGCAAACGGAAAAGATGAATTAGAATTTCTTTTTTCAGCAAACAAAGGAGGTAGTTTTGGTGAATTAAAAAAAGTAGCTTCTGGTGGAGAATTATCTAGAATTATGTTGTCTGTAAAAACAATTTTATCAGAAAACACACAATTACCAACCATAATTTTTGATGAAATTGATACTGGAGTTTCTGGTGAAGTTTCAAATAAAATAGCCGCAATTATGCAAAAAATGAGTGCTAATATGCAAGTAATTGCCATTACGCATTTACCACAAATTGCTGCAAAAGGAGCGAATCATTACAAAGTGTATAAACAGGAAGTAAAAGGAGTAACCACAACTAATTTAAAACTTTTATCTACTGATGAAAGAGTTAAAGAAATTGCAGAAATGCTAAGTGGTAAAGATATTTCCGACTCGGCTCTTACCCACGCAAAAGAATTATTGAATTAG